The sequence taagtgtgggggagtcagaattaggacccatgacctcttactcccaagcctgtgctctttccactaagccacacactgctcctcagggTATGACTCGAGGGTATTGGGAACTCATTAGGGAAGGTTGGCTGGAGGAGATAGTACCCAGGCAAATAACATGCATAGCCTTTTACCCTTCCCATTGGAGGCAGCCTTCTGGAGGATGGGTGGAAAGTTCTGGCCCATCGTAGCACAAACCGTAATTTTGACCAGTTCCTGAACATTTTGACTCTGTAGGCACCCTCCAGATCCCCTAGTGTAAACTGAGGAAAAAGCTAAGCATGGCACACTCATCCGGAAAAAGGAGAGCTGGGTTGGAAGGAAAGACCTTGGCAAGCCCCAGAAATACGACAAGGACTTCCTCACAATCAAGTTTTGAGGCTTTTCCCTCCCATGTCCCCCTCCTGTCGTGCCTTATTTCTTTAAAATTTGGCCCtaagggtggggggacagggggtggTCCTTTACTCTTTATCCTTTCACTATGTGCTCCTGTCAGGGCattaagaagcagaatggcccagtggaaaaagcaccagcctgggtgtcagaggacctgggttgtaatcccgactgccacatctgcggtgtgatcttggacagctcacttaaatttctctgtgcctcagttacctcatctataaaatggggattaagactgtgagccctatgtgggacagggactgggtcccatctgcttctcttgtatccactccagtggatagtacagtgcttggcatgtagtaagtgcttaaattccttaaaaaaaggaaatgagtatTTCTATGGAATTAGTTAGGAAGGGGCTTGTGTGACACTGTTTGGGGATGAAAAGGgagtctcctcttccccacttcccgaCATCAAGGTGACGtggagggaatttaggcccaccAATATAATCCTCAGGATGGTAAAACAGAAATACTGCCCTACATGACCCTCCTAGAAGAGGAAAAACCCACAAGGCTAGATTTCTCTGTTGTGAAGAAGGGCAGAGCAATACAATTCTGAGAGGAACTAGAAGGGGACAAAGGAAAGGTGGTTAGTGACTAGCTTAAGCCTTGACCCATAAACCACAAGAATGATTAACTGTggatgagaggagagaaagggagtaaCTTCCATGTCGCCTCATCTCCTGGAAAACAGCGTGCTAAACAGTAGTTATGGGCTGTGCAGTCCAGAAGCTAGAACTAATCTCTCCGTTTCCCTGTTTTGAGGTCCATGCCTGAAACCTGGGTGCTGTCAGCATCCTAGACATTTTTTTCTGGTAGGGTACGATGTATTGAAGGGACAGTAACTCCCCCACGGACGAAGGATGGGACtggacttcaagtgcttagtacaatcctctgcacacagcaagtgctcaatatttaCCTTTGTAGAGAGGACAGACTCCgttcttttaaaaaatgaaaaatgttttaAGCCCAGTCGCTTAACTTAAAAAATGTTTCAAGTCCTAGTTGCTGCAGGTTCCAAGGCCCCTCAGCACCTTCTCATGAGGCATCTAGGCTCTAGACACGCCATGGCTCACTATTGGGGACCACTCCAAGATCTGTGCTGCTCTTTGTCCCTGCTCCCACCCACTGAAGCTTGTTAGTTTCAAGGGAAGAATGGGCTGGGAATGAATGAGAGGCGGCACCCAACCATCACAATGCCTGGCAAACTCAGCTACCTTAGCTCAGGGAGCAGATGAAATGGACACTGAGCAACTttgcaggagggaaagggagacgaGAAAAAGGAGAGATGGTCTGTCGGTCGGTTGAAGGATACCATTCCTATTGCTTTGGGAAAACTGAGGGGACCAAAGAATTTGGGAAGTGGTGCTGTCTCGTTGCAGGCAGAAAACAACTTTGGCAGCAGCATTAAGTGAATTGAGTAGTGGGGAAGCCGGAGCCAGTCAGTTCTTGAATCACAGCTGAGGGAAGAAGACAGGAAAATGTGGGAGATCGTTAATGAAAAAGCACTTGGCAAGAGACTAGATGCCTAAAATTTCTATGGACTAGATCGGAATCCTTCAAACTGTGAGGTTGGGACATTTAACacaatgtcatcatctgcttttcAAAATCACTTGTTTATTGAAAAACGTTTTCTTCATCAGCCTTCACAGTCAAAACAGTCTGTTGAACTGCAAGCTTAATCACCTCTCCTATTCAAAAGGGTAGGACGTAGCAAATATTCTGATTTCTTTCAAAACTTTTCATTCAAGAAAGGAAAATTACCTGAAGTACAGTTCCCATATTGCTTCCCATCCTCTTTCTGTCTCAGTTAAGTCTGCAACAGCCAGAAATTGGCCTGAACACATTTAGATGAAATTTCATTGTTACCATGATAGCTACAATGAAAATTCTACTTCACAGGGTATTATACTGCTCGGCAGAAGGGGAAACAACATAGCCGACAAGCCAGCACTTTAGATGGAGAGTGATCAAAATCCAGACAGACTGTATTTAGCTGCAGTGTCCCCAGAATTCCCAATAAAAGAACCAAAGCAGTGGGCTCTTTTAAAATGTAAACACAAACACAACATGAGCTAATAGTAACTGTAAACTTGCGTGCAACAGAAGAGCACTTGAGCCCATGGTTGGTCTAGAGTTTTTGTAAAATCAGAAAGGCTATGAACTAGCCAAAGCCACTTGAGTCTGATCCACAGGTTAGGATGAGAATTATAGAGTTAGAAAAACACTGAAATAGGAAGCATCATGCTCACGGTAATCCAGTAATGAGAATGAGGGGGAATGTATTTTCCAGGGAGTTTGCATCAGGGTGAAACAAGTCGCTGGCCTCTTCCTCAAGCCTCAGCACAGTCAGGAAGAGATAGCATCAGGTTTTCTTGCTCAAACAATACTTAGCCTTCAAAAGCTCCAGATAAGATAGAGGCACTATATTTTTAAGTCATGCATCTGGCCCTAAACTTGTCTTCTATATTTAAGCGTGGTGGAAAAGGCCAAACAATGTGGAAATTGTGGCCTATAATCGAtcaattccatttcttttatggTTGTAAAGCTGAGTATTAAGAAGCAAGCCTCCGTGATGGAAGTCTGGCAGCAAAAGCTTAAGATATATAGTAAGTCATGAACGTAGTATCTGAGACCCACATGATCAGATTTAGGATTAGAGATGACGTTCACATCACAACTTGGCACTGTCCATTCTCTGAGGCACCAAATCTAGAGAAAGGGCAATAATGGACTGGTGAATTACAGGAAAACAATCCCACTGTCCCGTCCATAAGTAGCTGATAATTTCAAAAATTTGGGTTAAAACTCAAAGGAAGTGTGGGATACAAAAACCCAACCACAACTTGAGTTCATCCCCCCCATTTTTCAATTTCCGTTCACCTTAGAATGTGAGAGTTGTTGGACCAGCATATTCTAACCTATAATCGTATCCTCAGTATCTGCCATTGAAGTGTCAACTCCGTTGAAAATGAGCTTCAATTTGTTCCAAAGTCTTTCCCTTGGTTTCAGGAACGCAGAAGGCAGTAAAAATGACATTTACAATACAAAAGCCTGAGAAAAGCCAAAAGGTTCCATATGAAGTCAGGAAGTCCTataagagaaaaataaaatacaaagctTTTGGTctaatagattcaagttaatcagtgaATCGTGTTGTGtggtgagtactgtactaagctcttgggagaaaactCTATTGTTTTCCTGGAGTCTACCCTCAGGAGCTAatattctagtgggggagacaaacactcataatcaatcaatcaatcgtatttattgagagcttactctgcacacagtaagctctcaataaatacgattgattgattacttggatGTGCCTTCAGGCAGTTTTGCAATGTGGTAGATATGTACTAGAActagtggctcattcattcattcagtcgtttttattgagcgcttactgtgtgcagagcactgtactaagcgcttgggaagtacaagttggcaacatatagagacggtccctacccaatagtgggctcacagtctagcagggggagacagagaacaaaaccaaacatattaatgaaataaaataaatagaataaatatgtacaagtaaaataaatagagtaataaatatgatatcCTATGTAATGACTCCCTCCTGTGGAGCTTTGAGTGCATATCACAttagtttttgcttttttttattgttgtgggttcctttggtatttgttaagcactcactatgtgccaggcactgtactaagcactgggatagatacaccataatcaggttggccacagtgcctgttccagatagggctcacagtcttaatcccccttttatagatgaggaagcagggacagagaagttaagtgacttgcccaaggtcatagagaagacaaatggtgggaaccagaattagaaaccaggtcctctgacactcaggcccatactctttccactgcatcTTTTACAAAAAGGAAAAATTCAGAACCACGTAGGACACATACCATAAGGTGATGGAATTCCTTCGTAACTAAAAAAGCCATGATCCAATTGGTAAGGACGCAGACACCACTGGCCAGGCCTTTGGCTCGGAGAGGGAAAATTTCAGACATGACCAGCCAAGGAATAGGCCCCCAGCCCAGAGCAAATCCTGAAATagcaaagaaaggagagagaataagCATGCTTGACTTTCAAAAAGAGTAGAAGCTTTTGCAAATGTTAGAAAATAAGTATATAAGCAAACCACTGCACTAATTCTTCACCAGAGGAACAGCAGAATAGTTTTAGCAGTGGCCAACTGGAGAGCCCTATGTATTGGTCATGGTGACTTTCAGCACAGGAAAACACAGTTTACTGTCCTATAAATTCTgacgattgacacctgtccacatgttttgttttgtctgtctcccccttctagactgtgagcccgttgttgggtagggatcgtctccatatgttgccaacttgtacttcccaagcacttagtacagtgctctgcacacggtaagcgctcaataaatacgactgaatgaatgaatgaatataagaaccAAATCAACTCAAAATTGTCAACTCAAGCTAGAAAGGAGGGTCTTGAGGAAAGAAAGCTGAACTGTTTACATAGTTCTCAGGTTGGAGGTCAGCCTGAACACCATCATATGATAAAAAAAATTCTGGCTGGCACActgagcttttcattcattcattcaatcgtatttattgagcacttactgtatgcagagcactgtactaagcacttgggaagcacaagttggcaacatagagagacggtccctacccaacaacgggctcacagtctagaagggggagacaagcaacaaaacaaaacatgtggacagatgtcatcagaataaatagaagtaaagctagatgcacagcattaacaaaatagaatagaaaatatgtactgtacaagtaaaacaaatagagtagtaaatctgtacaaacattcaattaatcattcaatcgtatttactgagcgcttactgtgtgcagagcactgtactaagcgcttgggaagtacaagttggcaacatatacggacagtccctacccaacagtgggctcacagtttagaagggggagacagacaacaaaacaaaacatattaacaaaataaaataaatagaataaatatgtacaaataaaatagagtaataaatacgtacaaacatatacaggtgctgtggggaggggaaggaggtaaggctgggggggtgggggggaggagagggacaggaaggagaaggctcagtctgggaaggcctcctggaggaggtgagctctcagtagggccttgaagggaggaagagagctagcttggcagatgtggggagggagggcattccaggccagggggatgacgtgggccgggggtcgacagcgggacaggcgagaacgaggcacggtgaggagattagcggcagaggagcagagggtgtgggctgggctggagaaggagagaagggaggtgaggtaggagggggagaggtgatggacagccttgaagcccagggtgaggagtttttgcctgatgtgtaggctgattggtagccactggggaattttgaggaggggagtaacatgcccagagcgtttctggacaaagacaatccaggcagtggcgtgaagtatggattgaagtagagagagacaggaggatgggagattggagaggaggcagatgtagtaatccagacgggataggatgagagcttgaacgagcagggtagctgtttggatggagaggaaagggtggatcttggtgatgttgcagagctgagaccggcaggttttggtgacggcttggatgtgaggggtgaacgagagagcggagtcgaggatgacaccaaggttgcgtgcttctgagacaggaaggacggtagtgccgtcaacagtgatgggaaagtcagggagagggcagggtttgggagggacaacaaggagctcagtcttggacatgttgagttttaggtggcgggcagacatccagatgcagatgtcctgaaggcaggaggagacgcgagcctggggagagggggagagagcaggggcagagatgtagatctgggtgtcatcagcgtagagatgatagttgaagccgtgggagcgaatgaggtcaccaagggagtgagtgtagatcgagaacagaaggggaccaagaactgaaccttgaggaacccctacagtaaggggatgggagggggaggaggagcctgcaaaagagactgcgaatgcatggccagagaaataagaggagaatcaggagaagacggagtctgtgaagccaaggttggatagcgtgttgaggagaagggggtggtccacagtgttgaaggcagctgagaggtcgaggaggattaggatagagtaggagccattggatttggcaagcaggaggtcattggtgacctttgagagggcagtttacatggaatgtaagggacggaagccagattggagggggtcgaggagagagtatatacaaacatgtatatacaggtgctgtggggagggtaaggaagtagggtggggggatggggaggaggggagggaaaagggggctcagtctgggaaggcctcctggaggagatgaactctcagtcgggctttgaggagaggagaagagctttggcggatgtgtggagggagggcattccaggccagggggaggacgtgggccgggggtcgacggcgggacaggtgagaaaaaggtacagtgaggaggttagcggcagaggagcggagggtgcgggctgagctggagaaggagagaagggaggtaaggtaggagggagcgaggtgatggagagctttgaagcctttAGTTTTCAAGACTAAACTAAGATTTAGACATGAAGTAAGTTTGTTTTTGTAATCAAGATTAAGAAGAAGGTAGCTGAATGAAAGCCCGGGCCAACCCTATTTATTGGTTCAGGCCCAGAATCACAAATCCTCTCAAGAAGCCATGTAGCTGGCAGCTCCTGCTTTCCTGGAACAAATTCCACTACCAAGTGGTAGGCACTGTCCTCACCCAGCTATGCCAGCTCCTCCAGCACCCACAGAAGTTTCCTGCTGGGTCAGTTCTTGCTCCCACCTCTCCAGACCATGGTAATCAACcaaccaacggtatttactgaatactaatTGAGAGCAAAATTCTAAAGACCACCAAGTCACATGCTCCATGCCTTCAAGTAGCTTGTAGTCCAATGGGacggatgggggaaaaaaaaaaaaaactactaatAGGAGGAGGAAACTGGTACAATACCACCCCAACTGCACCCGACTCCTGCCAGAGGCCTatgagaagagaataataataataatagtatttgttaagtgcttactatgtgtcaagcactgttctaggtgctcaagtagttacaagctaatcagcccctttcccatatggggatcacagtcttaatccccattttaaagatgaggtaactgaggctcagataagttatgtgacttgtccaaattcacacagcagataagtgggagagatggcattaaaacccaggtccttctggctcttaggccagtgctctatccactaggccaagctgcttctctgtcctgctGACAAACAGAACAGTCACTTCTGAATTTAAATCATTTTCACTTAACAGAAATGCAGACGTATTCATTTTCCTGCAATTAGAAAACAAACATCTTTGTTGAACTCTTAGGACGACTTACCGGTGATAAAGAATCCCATACTAACAACTGCCAGCCATGCTAGACCGTATTCTGGTCCTGAGCGTTCTGGATTCAAAGTTGTAAGAGAACCAGGATGCGATGAGTTACTAGGAGCTAGAAGTGTCATTTTAAAGTATACCCCAAACGTTACGGCACTGAGAGCCATGATGACCCCTGGAAAGATAAGTGGAAATGCAAATCAATACACGTGGCATTTACCAGCACCTCAGGAAAATTGAGTTGAGGCAACAAGAACCACCTCTATAAGGGCAAAGTGGACAATGGGGCTGGAAAGCAAGACAGCCAAACCAATGGGTTTTTCCCCAACAGCTTTTTGGGGCAACATAAGCAGCCACAGCTAGTCGTTTGGAGCCAGAGAGGTAACAGAGAGTAGCTTCTTCCTCCATCAccatcagaaggatgtgggagtGGCCACCTTTTCAATCAAGTGGCAAGAAACAGGGGCAGCAGCTCAGAGACTGTCTGGGCCCTGCGATACACTTCATCACTAGGAACCCCTGCCTCATCCCCAATAGTTCCCCTAAGCTGAGCAAGCAAAGAGTGAGATAGGTAGCTGACTTCTCTATAAAGGCCCAGGAGTGAGGGAGCCTAGCCCCAGAATCCAGGgaggtcaagagaagcagtgatgGCAGAGACACAATAAAGACGAAGGGAAAatacctttctctctccctgcctgcccTCTCATGCTCCACCCCCTCAGTGTGTGATTCGAAGTTAAGTATTGCTCTCTCTCACTTTTAAACAACTCAGAGTAAAATGAAGTTTGAAGCCTAATTTAACCGCTTTCAAAAATGGGAGAGGATAGAAATATGGGTCAAAGTCAGCATCAGAAAAATCAAACACTGAACCCAGCTAGTGCTAAATTAGGAGGGCAGCTGGCACCTCATGACCCCACACACCTACATTTTCcctgaaggaaaaatgaaaaggtATACACAAATATGGTGCCCTCCAaattgatggtacttattgatcacttactgtatgccgggcCTCATACCAGGTACTTGAGAcaggagagctggtagacacatgtcctgcccacaaggagctccacaAAGGGATTGACCTTTCTCTGTAAAGGCCAAaagtctaccccaacactttttTCCACAGAAGAGAAAAGGTCTCTTTCAAACCACTCACTAGAGAGCAGGGAAACCCTGTCTTGTAGTCATCAGCATGGGAATGATCTGGGAATGAGAATGCAACTTTGGAATTCAGGTAcccgcctcccttttcctcagcctctcctccacaccactctgactcgctccctttgctctacccccttctccccgccccacagcacttgtgtatatatttactattgtatttattttattttgttaatatgttttgttttgttgtctgtctcccccttctagactgtgagcccgttgttgggtagggaccgtctgtatatgttgccaacttgtacttcccaagcgcttagcagtgctctgcacacagtaagcgctcaataaatacgactgaatgaatgaatgctggtttacttgttttgatgtctgtctctccccttttagactgtaagcccagtctgggcagggattgtctctactgctgaactgtactttccaagtgctcagtacagtgctcttcacacagtaagtgctcaataaatataactgaatgactgaatgaacctcccccatccctccccacaaaaaaCCTTGTTACTTTGAAAACTGTTACATGATGACTGCCCAGAATTAGATTATCTTCAAACAAGACCATTTAGTTAACTTACAGCTGCcacctcaatcaatggcatttattgagcacttactgtatgcagagcactctactaactgcttgggagaatacagcataagagatttggtagatgcattcttgcacttcccaaatgcttactacagtgctctgcacacagtaagcgctcaataaatacgattgaatgaatgcattccctgcccacagcgagcttacagactagagtttaGTTAATCAGACCTCATCTTTATCTTACCTGATATGGAAAGAAGAACTTTTCGCCCTGCTTTATCCATAATCAGCGCTGCCACTGCTGTGAAAAACACTTGTACGGCCCCGACAATGGCTGATGCCATGCTGCTGTTCTAGAGAAACAATTATATTTTATACTTCGAAGAAAGTAAATCTCAATTGGCAAAGAAATgcatgaaaaatgaaaataaagcagTAATCCAATGGGAAGTCTTCATGAGACTACCAGGACTCCCTTTGTTCCATACTAAGAACCGGTGCCCAGCAGAGAAGATCTCAGGAGTAGACACACTTGGGCAGAGTAGCCTGAAAGGCTAAAAGAAAATCCCACAAAACAGATTTACCTCAAACTTAGCTTCTTCAAAAATGGTTTCTGCATAAAACATAACTGCATTTATCCCAGTGAGCTGCTGCAAGGCCATCAGTGACACACCAATAAAAAGTGGCCTGTAAATGGAAGGATTCTTCAGCTCCGCTAAATCAAATTCctgtttaaaacaaaaaaacaaattatggcatttaagagcttactatgtgccaagcaatgcccAGAAGAAAATTTCCACCCCTATAGTAATCCTCTTAGAGCTCCCCAAAAGAGAAGAGAGTGCTAGGAGACACATCTACAAGGCCTTCTATTCAGAAATGGATGGAAAACTATCAACTATcactgaaagaaaatgaaaatgattttcaATCAAGGCACTTGCCGTATGTTAGTGGATGAGAATTTCATTCCtagcaatcagtgctatttatgagTGTagagcaaagtaataataataataataataatggtatttgttaagcgcttactatgtgtgaagcactgttctaagcgctgggggggatacaaggtgatcagattgacccacgtggggttcagtcttaatcctcattttacagatgaggtaactgaggcccagagaagttaagtgacttgcccaaagtcacacagctgacaagtggcagagccgggattagaacccgtgacctctggctccaaagcccacgctctttccactgagccacactgcttctcagtagtaagcgcttggaagagtactattcaacagagctagtagacacgtttcctgtccataaggagctcacagtctacagggactacgTTTACAAGTGAAGCACTTTAAAGGATTCAAGTTTACTTCTACATCCGTCTATTGGGTATTTCGGAGTTATTAATATGCCGACACACCGGTCTCAAGAGATGCTTCATTTCcacacactctccctcctactttagattctgagctccatgtgggtcagggactgtgctcaacctgattatctcatatcagttccagcgcttaatacagcgctcgacgcaaagtaagcatttaaacatcACAATGATTATATGCTGCCTCTTACTGAACCTTCCTTCCAGAAAGGACGAAAGGACTGACTGGGGCCGTGGTTATAAGGGAGACCTTAGAATGAAGGTCTTTTCAAGGTTTATTGAATTACAGTTGCCACAGGTCACACAAAAATGTATTTAAACGGGTACTTTCATTACCAGGAATTGTGTTAAGAGCCTGCATTTTGTGTAAGAAAATAATACAACTTGTACACTACAGAGAAGCATCACCAAAAGGcatttaggggaaagagcttatTCCACAACCATCACCGCACCTTGCGGGGTTCTTCGGCATTCAACTCCGTTTGGATTATTAGAAGGAATTTGGGGCGGGAAGGGAATCCCCTGGGGGCAGAGATAAATAAGATCTGGCCCATATACACCGTATGCAACATACAGCTCTGCTTACTTTCATGCCCTTATACTCTTTTGGCAGAGAAAAGTAGAACTAAATTAGTCTAAGAGCCAATTCCGGAAGGCTTACCTGGTCCCCACCACTGGCTTCTATCTGC is a genomic window of Tachyglossus aculeatus isolate mTacAcu1 chromosome 4, mTacAcu1.pri, whole genome shotgun sequence containing:
- the SLC2A8 gene encoding solute carrier family 2, facilitated glucose transporter member 8; translated protein: SAGHGAGAAGAGSDRHRRRGQKLFVAAFAAALGPLSFGFVLGYSSPAIPSLRTDAQTRLRLDDAQASWFGSIVTLGAATGGLLGGWLVDKFGRKLSLMLCSVPYIAGFTVIIAAQDIWMLYTGRLLTGLATGVISLVVPVYIAEISYPKVRGMLGSCVQLMVVTGIMGAYIAGMVLEWRWLAVLCCVPPFCMLLLMCFMPETPRFLLSQNKHQEAVTALRFLWGPEVDHEWECRQIEASGGDQEFDLAELKNPSIYRPLFIGVSLMALQQLTGINAVMFYAETIFEEAKFENSSMASAIVGAVQVFFTAVAALIMDKAGRKVLLSISGVIMALSAVTFGVYFKMTLLAPSNSSHPGSLTTLNPERSGPEYGLAWLAVVSMGFFITGFALGWGPIPWLVMSEIFPLRAKGLASGVCVLTNWIMAFLVTKEFHHLMDFLTSYGTFWLFSGFCIVNVIFTAFCVPETKGKTLEQIEAHFQRS